The Polycladomyces zharkentensis genome segment GATCTCCCCTTGGATCGACTTCATCGCGCTCAGCGTGTGTACAATTTGTTGGTTGGACTGTTGTATGGACTGCAACGTGACGATGCTGTCGTTGAGTGACTCTTCGATCTGCTTCAAATCCTGATATGTAGCACCCGTGTTCGAGCTGATCGTGTGTACGCGCTGTGCGATGGAGGCGACCACTTGGTCGAGCTCCGTCAGTTCGTGGTTCAAACCGTTGGTATTGCGTTGAATCTGGGAAACCTTGTCGTTCAACCGCTTGGTTTGTTCACGCAACTGTGCGATCGTGGCCAACTGGTTGTTCATTTTCTCCGATTTGGCTGCGGATGCGATCAATTCCGTCTTCAAGCGTCGGGAATTTTCGGCGATCTCCTTTTGCATCGACAATTGCAGCCAAGTATTTCCTGCAATCACCGCAAGCAACGTCGTGATGAGCAGGGTGGTGAGGTTGAGTGATTTCATCGCAAGCTCACCCCGGGCGTTTTTTTGTTCATCTCGCGCGTCGATTGCAGGATATCCTGCATGTGTTGCCGATCAGCGTTCGCTGTGGATCTCAACTGCTTCAGCATCTGATCCAGCTGCTGCATGTAGGGGGACAGTTCTTGCAAAGACGAGCGGATGGCTTGGATTTTTTGCTTGGAGTTGCTGGAGTATCCCAACATGCCGTCGTTGAGTCGCAGGCTGTCTGCGTTGTAATCCACCACCGTCGTCAACAGGGTCAGCGTTTGATCGGTTTTGACGATGGTGGCATCCAAACCGCGGTCGATACGTTGAACGGTGCGGAGCATGTGTGCCAGCTCGCCGTTTTTGTCAATGATCGCCGCTTGAACTTGATTCAACTGCTGAATGGATCGCAGGTTATCCTCTAACCCGGAATGGATCCGTTTGAGATGCTGTGTCATCGTGATGCCGTTGATCAATACACCGCTCAGGAGGAGGATCCCCAAGATCGAGATAATTTTTCGAATCAATCGAATTCCTCCTTACGGCAAGGAGTTGGCGACTTTCTCGCTCTTTTCCGCCGCGGCGTCCAGCTTGCGTTCCATCTGAAGGTTGTAGGACAAGGCTGTTTGCAGCTTGGATTTGGTGTCCAGGGTAATGGCGCGCAACGCTTGGATTTCGCTCTCTTGCCTGTTTGCCGAGGCGGAAATCAGGTTCATCTTGCTGTGCAGAAACCGGCTCAACCGATTCAGGTTTTGGCTCAGCACCACTTGCTGGCCCGTCACGGTTCGCATGTCCCCCAGGATGGTTCCCTGATCCCCCAATCCTCGATATACGAGGGACAATTTGTTACTCACATCCATGGTTTTGTTCGATTTGTCATTGATTCCTTTCAATGCGCTTAGGATATTGGCATTGACGGTACCCAGTTGGGTGTTGTTTTGATTGATTTGCTCCAACATGCCGTTCAGATCATATTGTGGAGGTACATGATGCAATGAGTCCGTGTCCAACTTCGACATGTCGGGTAACGTGACACGTTCCGGAGGCTGAGGCAATCGGGGGCCATCACTGAACAACGGCAGTGATACCGTCAACCCGAACGCGATCACCGTTGCCACCACGGCGACCAGGTAACGCACGCGGAGCTGACACCTCCTTTACCGAATTAAAACCATAACCACTTGACCACAAAGCCGGCCACGATTCCGATCAGAATTCCGATCAAGACCGGTGGACTGAATAATTGTCTCAGCAACGTGACGGTGTCGGCCATCACACTGACCCAATTACTATTTTGCATCGCTTTTTTCCTCATGTCCATGGATGCTCCATTGGTTGGAAGGTGAGATGAAGGTGTTGTCACTACCGGACTTGCCGCTTGCGACCATGTGTCTGTTTGCCGATCATCGGTCGACCATACTTTGGAGAAACGGTCAGTCAACGAGGAGGCCTGCTCCGTATGTCCGCCATTGTCCGCGGTGGAAGCGGCCACTTCCTCCGCAGGTATGTCTTCGTACAAACCGGCGATAACGGAAGCGTATCGTTGTTCCACCTGTTTGGTGCGCACTTTCAGCGTGGGGGTGAGTTCCCCCGCCTCCAGTGTGAACGGCCGGGACAACAGCGCAAACTTTTTGGGACGTTCAAACGGGGCAAAATCCGCGGTGAGACGCTCCATCTCCCGTTCGATCAGTTCCCGTGTACCGGGAGCTTTCGCGATTTCTTCATCCGTGTGTACGCCCCATTTGTTTGCGAGCGGGCGGATAACCTCAAAATCCGGCACGATCAGGGCGGCGACATATTTGCGTTTGTGGCCCACCAGCACCGCTTGCTGGATGTAGCGGCTGGAACACAATGCGTTTTCGACGGGTTGGGGAGCCACATTTTTTCCGGTGGACAACACCAGGATATTCTTTTTGCGGTCTACGATACGGATGTAACCATCCTCGTCGAATTCCGCGATGTCTCCCGTATGCAGCCAACCGTTTTCCACGGTTTTGGCCGTTTCTTCCGGTTGATTGTAATACCCCATCATCACGCTGGGGCTTTTGACCAACAGTTCCCCGTCATCGGCCAATCGCACCTCCGAATGGGGCAACGGTTTCCCGACGGTCCCCGGTTTGGGATGCACAAACGGGTTGCAAGCGATCACCGGGGAACACTCCGTCATGCCGTAACCTTCGATAATCGGAAGACCGATGAGCGCGAAGAACCGTGCCACATTGGGGTCCAAAGCGGCACCGCCCGATACCAGCATGCGCAATCTTCCGCCCGTTTGGGCGTGAATCTTGGAAAACACGAGCTTTCTCGCCAGCAGGTATTTCCGCTCCAGTGAAACGGGGACCGGCCATCCGAGTTCACCATTGGTCAGATTCCAGCGTTCTTTGGATACGTTCAAGGCCCATCCGAAAATCCGACGACGGAGAAAGGAGCTGTTTTCCACCCGGTCCAGGATGCGCTGATGCATCTTTTCGAACAATCGAGGTACACTGATCAA includes the following:
- a CDS encoding AMP-dependent synthetase/ligase; amino-acid sequence: MKPQNLVDMLHRTVRRFPNKNALLWKEDGHYRGWSYTRLWETIRHMAFGLRSLGVQSGSKVAICSTNGPYWLVSDFAIMSLGAVSVPIYPTLTGKQIRFILENADVEAVIMETSEMVDRVPEWPKRVRSIIVIKDRSTHPLATTISSVLKRGESESVNVDRWGWQQLKREDLATIVHTSGTTGDPKGVMLSHGNLLTNIEENLSFVPVSSRDISLSFLPLSHIFERTCGQFIPMAVGGTIAYAESMETIPQNLVEVKPTVLISVPRLFEKMHQRILDRVENSSFLRRRIFGWALNVSKERWNLTNGELGWPVPVSLERKYLLARKLVFSKIHAQTGGRLRMLVSGGAALDPNVARFFALIGLPIIEGYGMTECSPVIACNPFVHPKPGTVGKPLPHSEVRLADDGELLVKSPSVMMGYYNQPEETAKTVENGWLHTGDIAEFDEDGYIRIVDRKKNILVLSTGKNVAPQPVENALCSSRYIQQAVLVGHKRKYVAALIVPDFEVIRPLANKWGVHTDEEIAKAPGTRELIEREMERLTADFAPFERPKKFALLSRPFTLEAGELTPTLKVRTKQVEQRYASVIAGLYEDIPAEEVAASTADNGGHTEQASSLTDRFSKVWSTDDRQTDTWSQAASPVVTTPSSHLPTNGASMDMRKKAMQNSNWVSVMADTVTLLRQLFSPPVLIGILIGIVAGFVVKWLWF